In the genome of Dermatophagoides farinae isolate YC_2012a chromosome 4, ASM2471394v1, whole genome shotgun sequence, the window aaaaaaaaattccacgcacacacacacgaagtTGTACATTCTTCCATTTCTTCATTGTCAAggataaaattatcattcaaaagtGAAACGGTTATTATTGAGGAATACTATagttatcaacaacaacaaaaaaaatcgatccatCGATCGATATATTCTGTCTTTTGTTGGTTGTTATTTGAAAAcggatatcatcatcaattttcaaattgttatggaattaaattcatagaaatttaaatttaaaattctgaaaaaaattacttgatgatgagaatatcaaattttttttcaaatttcaaatgaatgttcttttttttgttgaaaataaatgtgtatgtaatgtaatcgatcgatatttttttttttttgcctttcgTCTTGCACAACACACATCAACCGTCAACGGAACAAATTTCAAACTTGACAATGGAATtgacaataatcaaacaaaatttacgggcaaaaaaaaaattaatgacgGTAATATGTTTTGACCatgaatattatcattgacaattttattggtgtttgtgtgtgtgtgtcagtagaaaaattcaacttacccaaaaacaaacaaaaacatcatcatgaacatgaattatgatgaaaagtaTCCagtaaaatatttaaatccATTAAATCGTattttatcaccatcatccgcggttaatcataatcaaatgatcacAATGTTATCACCAGGTGAACAGCAGTTACTTttaaatcgaatgtttttacaaaaaatacatcagcaacagcagcaacaacaacagcaacaagagCGACTATATTCAACGATAAAATCACGGCCACCAATACGGGGTAGAAATATGATTTCTTCATCTGGCCACAACAGCAACGCCACCACCATAATGGAtccaacaaaattattaatcgATCAGAATTcgaataatcataatttagCGATCACTTATGCTAATCATAATATGATTCCATATGGACAACAACCATCaccaaatgaatcaatgataatggtacGGACAACATATCCACCACTATCGATGGATTCACCATTatcacaaaataaaacattagccaatgttgttgttaatgatgatcatgttgtTTATACATTACCAAATGATTCTACACTCAATCATGCTGATACATCcacattatcaatgatgatgaaaaaatcacgattattgttgaataataataataataatataattcatCCAcaattttataatcatcataatttacCACGTTTAAAACgttccatttcatcatcatttgattcatccatttcgaatgatatttcattgaatacaaacaatgatgataatcgtcgAATATTGCAACGTTTATTAGATCTTTTGAAAGGAaatccaaaaatgaaaaaatattatctCATTGCTGGATTCATGTTCATTTTCGGTTTCCTCATCAATATGGTCATTTTTGATCCTATACTTGATTACAGTATAATCAgccaatattttcatcatttatttattattatttgttcttacaaatttcaaatttttttttttacaaatttcaaatagtTCTTGAATggcaatttcaattgaatcctGGTAATTTATTCCTTTCAATGGGATGGCTGTCACCACCAATATCGTTATATGTTCATATTTATCTATTCGATATACGTAATCCACAACAATATCTTGATGGTGCACGACCAAATATCAAAGAAATTGGACCATTCATATTTCGTGTTGGACGTAAACgtagaataaatgaatggactGAACAAACAGTTATATttaatgaagaatttgatgctgatttgatgattgatgaatcatATCCAGTTAATATAACAATGAATATGATTAATGCACCAATATTggtatttatttgattgattgatagtggtgatttaatttaatttaattttttttttttgaaattctattTAGTGTACAGTGTCGTGGATATATTATTGGATGAAATATTATCGAATACCTTTTATTGAACCAATCATACAGAATGTAGTGGCCATTTCATTACAGGTATTTGGTGAACATTTAGTTAGTGAAACAACACCATGGGAAATATTATTTGGTCGTCCAGTAAATATATTACGTTTTCTtgataaaattctttcaccaataaaatcattaaatttaCCATTACCGGATTTCGGTCAAATGCTTTCAACATTTGGTAATTATAAACTtacaaatcattcattcagtatTATTGGATTATTGATGAGCAATGAATTCGGTCCATTGGAACATTATCGCCGTAATTATGGTCGatttaaaacaaatgaaGTACGAAGTATTCTTGGACAAAcgtatgattgaaattttttgaaattttttcaacaaaaattttaatcatttgtttttttttggctttctATAGagaatatgaaaattataaacGGCCATGTAGTTTCATACATGGTTTAGATCTTATGTATTTTGGTATACATGCAGCCGATAGTGTTAATGGTAGTCGTCTGgatctttattttcaacatttttgcCGAAGTTTTCCAATAATACGTCAAGGGTATGTAATAATGTTCAATGTTTCAATGactttttgatttaatttttttgtttgtttgttttgtttattgtttacAGCTTTTATTGGACCCATGGTATACGTATTGCACATTATGAAATATggcaaaaaatgtttgatatgCGACAACGTGAAAATCATTGCTATTGTTTTAATGATCGTAcattaaatgaatgtgatGGCCATGTTGATATGTCTGGCTGTTTTAGTGGTTTACCCATTGCATTGAGTTTTCGCCATTTTTATGGATCTCGAATATTGAATCGTGAAACAATAGGATTTCAACCACGTTGGGATGAACATGGTGGCCATATTGATATTGAACCTACATTAGGTCTACCATTAGAAATTAATCTACCAtttcaatataatataatgacaaaaaatcTACCTAGATTTGGTCAATTAAGTAATATACAATCAAGATTGATGCCATTCTTTGCATTTCAAGCGGTatgtaattatttttttcaatttccaatgtttttttaaaaatcttttttacttttttctcttctgtgaatataaacaaaacaaaacgaaaaaaaaaaattagaaagcAAAATTAGATGGCATACTATTCGTTGGCATATTAATCATGGCATATGTAGTCAATTATCTTAAATATCTATTTGCTATCGGTGCTTTAACATTAtcgttattttgtttttttcgttttttttattaattgattgatggaaacaaaaaaaaatttgaaaattctgaaaaaaaacaacctgcatggaaacaaaacaaaaaaaaaattcaatttaaagaatttaatttattttttttattgcaaaTCAATATTCCACAAGTTATCATGCCCCATCAGACCAtcagaataaaaatcgattcatgAGAGTGAATCAtgtggtttttctttttcgaacaaaacaaaacaaaaaaaaatgaggcaattgtaaaaaaaaaaaatttcatgttCAAGTTCATTGCAAACGGTATGTTGTCGACAATTGAGACAATCAATCCATATCAACCACTCAAATccattatttaaaaaatggaacaaaattgATCGTATGCaattcattctatttttctctattaaaaatttcattcattccggAATcgttaattgttgttgttgttgttgttgtttgttgaaaaatttctttaccatttttatataattcaTTCTTGTTTCCAATGGcaataaataattgaatgaaagaagaaaaaatttgtcgtAATAAtcacgtgtgtgtgtgtgagggTTGAGTGAagttgtttattatcattctttgtattttcatttcacttcACGTGATTAATGATGGAACAATTTCCAAATGATacacatatgatgatgaaaaaatatttggaaaCAAATCTTCAAAGAACAATAAATCGAAATGATATTGGACCAATCATATTGATAAATGGTTGGCATCGAATGGCAACGAaaccagaatcatcatcgattgttcAATCGTTCGAAACACCTGTTGATAATCGATCATTGGCCATCATGAatgatcgtcatcatatATTTCGTCGTGAAAATCGTTATAGTATTACACCAGCACCAcaattaccaccaccaatttCAAAACGACCATCATTATTGCCGATAAAACAAGTAGCTGAAAAAGTATCGATtaaatatccaaaaaaaattcatctacCAAAACGATTAATACGTGGTGAACGATTCTATCGTAATTTGGCcatattttttattggttGTTTACTATTTTCTATCACAACATATCAATCACTAATTGATAcgagtaagtttttttttgtcatcagcTGTTCAAATGTaatcattaatcattcaatcggttttttcatttattttctttatgTACAATAGTTGTTAATTATCAATTCGAATTACGACCAAATTcctttttaattgaaaatttttggctTCCCAAATTAGCCATACCTGTTTATGTTGAAATCTATTTATTTGACATTAAAAATCCTAAGCAATTTTTGATCGGTCAACGTCCAAATGTTCAAGAATTTGGACCATATGTATTTCGATTGGATCGTCGTCGTACCattcatgaattttgaataaagtgaaaaacataaacaaatgaacatgAATGGCGCGATGAAACAGTTGTATTttctgaatatttttcattaaaattcgAACCATCATTATCCGAATCTACTGATATAGAAATtaatatgatgaatatacCGATAATGGCAACGATATTGGTCGCATATCATTGGAtcgaatattatcattttcgatTTCTTACGACAATTATTAGCCCGATAATAGCAAACTTTATGCGTTTGTTTGGTGAAACAATTGTGCAGAGAGAAACCATTGATCAGATTCTATTTGGACGAACGATTAAtgctttgaattttttacaatCCATCAATGGATTTGTCAGAACTTTAATACCGATAATACCGGATTTTCatgaaatgatttcaaattttggcGATTTTCATCTattaaataattcatttagtCTAATTGATTTGATAGCGTCAAAAGAATTTGGTCCATTTGAATATTATCGTTATGACAAGATTGGCCACCATCGTATGCATCAAGCTAAAACGGCTATGGGTAAAaggtaaattgaaaattttatttatcgttttttgttttaattctgttgatttttttttctatagttattttgatttttttcaagaaccATGTAATCAAATGGGTGGACAagatattcaattttttggcATCAAAGATCAAGGCGAAtggaatgaattatttttacaGCCATTTTGTCGCCGTTTACCATTTCATAGAAAGaggtttgtttcattgaaatatttctatatataatggaaatgaatattttttttctgatttaaaaaaaaagtaaagaatGGATACGTGGTGTTAGTGGCGTAAAATATGAAATATGGACCGATATGTTTAATATGAgtattgttgaaaatcaatgttaTTGTTTCAGTGGTCGATCATTAAACGATTGTGATGGATATTCCGATTGTTCAGGCACATATGCTGGTGTTGCATTTGCATTAACATTACCACATTTTATTGGATCACCTGGTTtagcgaaaaaaatctatgGATTACGGCCAAATCCAGATAaacatttatcaataatgTGGCTTGAACAATATTTGGGAATACCAATTGATGTACAATTAGCATTACAATTTAATTGGCCATTACATCATCTACCATCGATTGGTAGTTTATCCAATATACGGCGATGTATATTACCATTAGGATGGTTCAAAggtgtaagtgtgtgtgtgtgtttttataatttaaatttttattgttttttttgcatgtaaattaatttactatttaaaaattttagcATGGACGTTCTTTTGGAATATTACATGTTGGCTTAATGATATTATCATTCCTATTAAAGTAtggacaattattattggcaatCATTTCAGCATTAATGGCCATCATGTGTATTATCatgcattattatcaacatcataatgatgattttgaaagaaatttggacaaaatcatgaaaatgtttgatttttatttggaaaaaaattcaaaatatcaatatatttaaataatgtcatcatcaggaatggaacaaacaaacggaaatcatcatcatcatcatcatcatccacatcatgataatcgttatcattgattttataatcattattattcgctgacataaatatgaattcttgaactataaaaaaatttttttcctcataaTTCTCTggaataatggaaaaaaggtGAAATTCACTTGACATTGACATTGTtaaatacaatttttttcgccaaacaaaaaaaaatgaagttaatcaatatgaaaaaaaaatcgaatccaCATGCACCTGACAAAATTTGCCACAATTTATTATATCGGCATGCAATTGCAGAGAAAAATTATATCGATTCTCAAGAAAAATTCGCTACTTAAAAAACGCTAAAACTTTCAATTGCCAACAGagaaatgatttaaaaaaatggcatttcattcatgaattcattgatgaacttgaaatttttttttttttggcttgaaaaatttttgaattcaaaatgaatgacaacGAATCATACAATCGATTGTTATCGGATAGacattttatcaataataataataatccatatgatgatgattcaattccTATGAACATCGATAATACGAATGGTGTGATTATAATACCcgaacaattgaatcaacaaatttatcatcaacgacgacaagaacaagaaaagcagcagcagcagcagcaacaacaacaacaacaacaatatatacGACGATTTAAAAGTGATCCACAAATTCTTTATGACCATTATTATAACCATCCCCATCATTATTCGACTATTCGTACATCACCGATTGTATCGAATGATCTTTATACAACAAATAATGGTTCGATAATTAGACCATCCACTTGGATGGCTCAATCAACACAGCAAACACCATCACCTTTATTATTGCAAAAACAATCTATGCTCCCatcacaaccaccaccaccacctttcccatcacaaccaccaccacctttGCCatcactaccaccaccatcatataaaaaaacattcgataataaaaagaatgcaaaaaaatcaaaaaaacttGAAGCAAAAGATTCTGCTGCCAAACCAAGGCGAAATGTTCGAAAATCTTATATACAAAGAGGCCTTTTTGCCATTATTGTTATGGTAATTAATTGGTTCTTTTTTGATACAATTGTAAATTTTAGTAAGTATtaatttcagaatttttttttattaaattcatttaattaaatttttcaaattatctCCAAAATCTTTAGTTCTTGAAtcacaatttcaattgaatccaGGAACTTTACTAATATACATTGGTTTTATTGATGTACCGATACCGGTACGAGCAGAAATCTATTTTTTCGAAATACGTAATGGACCACAATTTTTGGAAGGTACACCGGCCAATCTTCATGAAATTGGTCCATTTGTATTCGAGTATGTCAATATCGTTGCGATTgttattgatttaattttaatcaaaatattttattcattaatattTAGAATTAGTCGAAAAAGACAAATATTATCATGGACTAATACAACGGTAATATTTCGTGAAAAATTTACAGCTAAATTTGATCAGGAAAGTTCCCCACATTCTATTGAAAGACGTATGACAACGATCAATGTACCAATTACGGTAAtttagtttttgttgtttgaaataatgttgatatttttattaaaacgaaaatctttgtttttttttttgactaatAAGGCATCATTATCGTGGACTAGTTATTGGCTGGAAAAATTAAagattaaattcatttatccAGTCTTACAGCATATTGTTCATTTAATATTAAAAACATTtggtgaaaatttaattgaagaAATTCCTATTGCTGATGTTTTATATGGTCGTCAAATCACTATTGTCAGTGTATTTAATTCGATTGCTGTTACATTACGTTTATTTCACATACCATTTCCGGATTATACAGTTCTTTGGAAATCATTCGGTAATTATGAAATTGTAAATAATTCTTTTGGTATTATGGATCTATTCAGCGGCCATTGGTTTGGCCCATTAGAACATTATCGTTTCAATCGTCCTGGTTAttatagaatgaatgaagttCGTAGTATATTAGGTGAAAGAAGTTATGAAAATTATGCACCACCATGTAATAAGATTAAAGGATTAGATATAATGCATTTCGGTTTATATGATCAAGgtgaatcatttgaaatttattttcaacatttttgtcGTCGAATTAAATTTCAACGTAAAGGGTAATGtcgtttatttatttttctttcaaattaacgaaatttttcattttttttcataaaagaTTCCATCGGAATAAAGGATTACGTGTCGTACGTTATGaattatggaaatttttattcaatatgCGTGTAGCTGAAAATCAATGCTATTGTTTTGGTGATAGTAAATTAAGTGAATGTGATGGTTTTACCAATATTGGCGGTTGTTTTGGTGGCTTATCATTGGCATTTAGTTTTCCACATTTTGTCGGTTCACCACATCTTAATCATGATGTTTATGGATTACGGCCACAATGGTCAAAACATGGTAGTTATATGGATATAGAACCAACATTAGGCATACCGGTAGAGgcaaaattatcaatacaATATAATTTCATTGTACGTAATCTGCCAAAAATTGGACCATTAAGTAAAATACATGAATGTATTATGCCATATGCAATGGTTACGGTGGTatgtgttttatttattatgatgatgatgaaattttaattttgatttctttgttccaacaaacaaaaaaaaatagaaagcTAAACTAGAtggtttattatttatattgtttgcaatatcgatattttcaatgaattatggtaaaatgatgatcacttTGGTTACAATCAGCATATCTACactatatttttatttggcaTTTTATCGTCGACATCCAtcaacatcttcatcatcattatcaatgaaactAACGAAAGAACctgtaaaaaataaaaaaatcaatcagccaataaatgaatatcgAAATCATACATTACCaaaacatcgtcatcaacagATACAGCCAatatattcaacaatgatgactataccattatcatcatcaacatcatcgccAATAAAGACAAGATCAGagctaccaccaccacaacaatgAATCGATGGACACATTGCCAACTAATGCATGCAATATTTATTCctaatgtaaaaaaatgcAATGTATATATGTAATGTATATTGCTGTGTTCAGAATTATGTTCCTAAATCATATTGGCTATATGAAACCACACTTAGACCACGCTATATAGACTTAATCGCttataatttaattgataaatttaattcatttctaTAGAAAACAATATAgtatacacaaaaaaaacaattttgttaatccataaaaaaatcatcattatcatcatgggatcatcatcataacacaCAGAGGGAACAGGAGCAACAAAATATAGCAAATATATCATAAtggatcattatttgatttgaatatttagataatgaaaaaataatgctgataataaaaacaatatgaTTGATGTCATTGAACTAACAATATAGCCAATTAATACGGTAAAATTTGTAATAGACCAACCACGTAACATTATACAACGTAATGAACGTACAGGTAACACGATAGGATTAAgcatgaataatttttgtaaTGTTAATGACATTCCTTCCAATGGCCATAATGTACCGGATGTAAAAAACATTATAACTAATGCAGTGAAACAAAGTAgctatataaatgaatgaatgaatggaagaaatgaaatgaaataaattattgaaaagatgaaaccaaaaaaaaaaaaaaaaaaaaacataccatTGATATAATTTGATCAGGAAACAACACCGATAATAATGTTCCAATAAAAAGACCTTGTGATGCTGTTATAAATACCAATATGAATGCTGAAGAGAAATCACCGTCCAATTGTACACCCATTATACCATATGTAAATATACAGGTAACTAATGATTGCCAAAATattgatgttaatgatgaaatagtGAATGTAAACATCATTTCTAATGGCCGTACACCTTGATTTATATCACGTTTTAGGCAACCATTTTGAtgtaaataaatcatttctAATGCAGCTTTTATAGCATTCATCGCTAATAATGTTATGATTACAATACCGGGTGTGAATAAATCCTGAAAATGTGGTTCCAATACACCATAAATATAACCAGCTTTCTCTATAGGTAATGAAAATATCTGTGGATTTATACCACGTGTTTCACCAAATTTTTCCACTGTACgttgaaatgataataaaattgaacgaTTTACATAACGTACATTAAGTAAACttgaatgatcaatatataaCAACATTGAACCGTTTGCCGAAATTAGATCATCTTTTTTCtgatcaacaaatgaatgaaaatcataataacGTGTGACAATATTTGTAGAGAAATTTGAACGAAATACAATAGCCATTACATTATGGCCCATTTGTACCGAATGTTCAGCatccaattcattatcatagaATGTCATTTTCACCATACTAGTATTAAATTCTTGTAGAAATATATCAGAAAGATGTGGATTAAAATCactttcatcaccattataaATAGCAATAGGCACATTTTGTGGTGTACGTCCATAACTTGAATCAAACAGATAAACAGTTAATAATGGCATTAATAAATAGACCAAAAATAATGGAATATTATGTGTGAAGAAAAACCATTCACGATACATTAATGCATTGATATGATccaaattaatgaattgatttgcgcaggtaaatattttttcttgtttatcattaaatgatgaacaaaaattattatttttcaacatttctgGTTGTAATATCACACCGTTCGTATGTTTTCGTTTAAGatttttatcaccatcaccatcaccatcatcatcatcatcatcatcatctttgccattattatcattatattgatctggaaatgtatcatcattattgttcaatgaatcatctttttgattatttctaCTTTGTCGATATTGTTGCAGCTGTTTTTGATaacgatcaattttttcaaaacataaACGTAAAAATACTTGTTCCAATGTTTTACATTCTA includes:
- the LOC124491045 gene encoding lysosome membrane protein 2-like, producing MNDNESYNRLLSDRHFINNNNNPYDDDSIPMNIDNTNGVIIIPEQLNQQIYHQRRQEQEKQQQQQQQQQQQQYIRRFKSDPQILYDHYYNHPHHYSTIRTSPIVSNDLYTTNNGSIIRPSTWMAQSTQQTPSPLLLQKQSMLPSQPPPPPFPSQPPPPLPSLPPPSYKKTFDNKKNAKKSKKLEAKDSAAKPRRNVRKSYIQRGLFAIIVMVINWFFFDTIVNFILESQFQLNPGTLLIYIGFIDVPIPVRAEIYFFEIRNGPQFLEGTPANLHEIGPFVFEISRKRQILSWTNTTVIFREKFTAKFDQESSPHSIERRMTTINVPITASLSWTSYWLEKLKIKFIYPVLQHIVHLILKTFGENLIEEIPIADVLYGRQITIVSVFNSIAVTLRLFHIPFPDYTVLWKSFGNYEIVNNSFGIMDLFSGHWFGPLEHYRFNRPGYYRMNEVRSILGERSYENYAPPCNKIKGLDIMHFGLYDQGESFEIYFQHFCRRIKFQRKGFHRNKGLRVVRYELWKFLFNMRVAENQCYCFGDSKLSECDGFTNIGGCFGGLSLAFSFPHFVGSPHLNHDVYGLRPQWSKHGSYMDIEPTLGIPVEAKLSIQYNFIVRNLPKIGPLSKIHECIMPYAMVTVKAKLDGLLFILFAISIFSMNYGKMMITLVTISISTLYFYLAFYRRHPSTSSSSLSMKLTKEPVKNKKINQPINEYRNHTLPKHRHQQIQPIYSTMMTIPLSSSTSSPIKTRSELPPPQQ
- the LOC124491043 gene encoding ABC transporter G family member 20; amino-acid sequence: MFAKMRRTMKYELDHLNGDHPNLNHDDENVNDDKMMKNSSSITLDNCNGHNNHNNHQINTILSSTQLPPTSQLPLSSSIAVLVESVAFNYKRNVPLLKDVTIHVPKGCIYSLLGSNGCGKTTLLNILLGRIRPDRGNVRIFDRQPGSSLNHQIGYMPQELGLNPLLHIEDTFYYYAQVNHVNDRQFIQEQIRIYLEMLELEDPKQRVGQLSGGQKRLLSLGVTLIYKPRILFLDEPTVGIDSLIRSKIWTHLRQLCLLNETTVIITTHYIDEAKNSDLVGFLREGQLLAEESPELLMQALECKTLEQVFLRLCFEKIDRYQKQLQQYRQSRNNQKDDSLNNNDDTFPDQYNDNNGKDDDDDDDDGDGDGDKNLKRKHTNGVILQPEMLKNNNFCSSFNDKQEKIFTCANQFINLDHINALMYREWFFFTHNIPLFLVYLLMPLLTVYLFDSSYGRTPQNVPIAIYNGDESDFNPHLSDIFLQEFNTSMVKMTFYDNELDAEHSVQMGHNVMAIVFRSNFSTNIVTRYYDFHSFVDQKKDDLISANGSMLLYIDHSSLLNVRYVNRSILLSFQRTVEKFGETRGINPQIFSLPIEKAGYIYGVLEPHFQDLFTPGIVIITLLAMNAIKAALEMIYLHQNGCLKRDINQGVRPLEMMFTFTISSLTSIFWQSLVTCIFTYGIMGVQLDGDFSSAFILVFITASQGLFIGTLLSVLFPDQIISMLLCFTALVIMFFTSGTLWPLEGMSLTLQKLFMLNPIVLPVRSLRCIMLRGWSITNFTVLIGYIVSSMTSIILFLLSALFFHYLNIQIK
- the LOC124490307 gene encoding uncharacterized protein LOC124490307 — its product is MMEQFPNDTHMMMKKYLETNLQRTINRNDIGPIILINGWHRMATKPESSSIVQSFETPVDNRSLAIMNDRHHIFRRENRYSITPAPQLPPPISKRPSLLPIKQVAEKVSIKYPKKIHLPKRLIRGERFYRNLAIFFIGCLLFSITTYQSLIDTIVNYQFELRPNSFLIENFWLPKLAIPVYVEIYLFDIKNPKQFLIGQRPNVQEFGPYVFRLDRRRTIHEF
- the LOC124491046 gene encoding lysosome membrane protein 2-like; protein product: MNMNYDEKYPVKYLNPLNRILSPSSAVNHNQMITMLSPGEQQLLLNRMFLQKIHQQQQQQQQQQERLYSTIKSRPPIRGRNMISSSGHNSNATTIMDPTKLLIDQNSNNHNLAITYANHNMIPYGQQPSPNESMIMVRTTYPPLSMDSPLSQNKTLANVVVNDDHVVYTLPNDSTLNHADTSTLSMMMKKSRLLLNNNNNNIIHPQFYNHHNLPRLKRSISSSFDSSISNDISLNTNNDDNRRILQRLLDLLKGNPKMKKYYLIAGFMFIFGFLINMVIFDPILDYILEWQFQLNPGNLFLSMGWLSPPISLYVHIYLFDIRNPQQYLDGARPNIKEIGPFIFRVGRKRRINEWTEQTVIFNEEFDADLMIDESYPVNITMNMINAPILCTVSWIYYWMKYYRIPFIEPIIQNVVAISLQVFGEHLVSETTPWEILFGRPVNILRFLDKILSPIKSLNLPLPDFGQMLSTFGNYKLTNHSFSIIGLLMSNEFGPLEHYRRNYGRFKTNEVRSILGQTEYENYKRPCSFIHGLDLMYFGIHAADSVNGSRLDLYFQHFCRSFPIIRQGFYWTHGIRIAHYEIWQKMFDMRQRENHCYCFNDRTLNECDGHVDMSGCFSGLPIALSFRHFYGSRILNRETIGFQPRWDEHGGHIDIEPTLGLPLEINLPFQYNIMTKNLPRFGQLSNIQSRLMPFFAFQAKAKLDGILFVGILIMAYVVNYLKYLFAIGALTLSLFCFFRFFY
- the LOC124491047 gene encoding scavenger receptor class B member 1; translation: MMNIPIMATILVAYHWIEYYHFRFLTTIISPIIANFMRLFGETIVQRETIDQILFGRTINALNFLQSINGFVRTLIPIIPDFHEMISNFGDFHLLNNSFSLIDLIASKEFGPFEYYRYDKIGHHRMHQAKTAMGKSYFDFFQEPCNQMGGQDIQFFGIKDQGEWNELFLQPFCRRLPFHRKSKEWIRGVSGVKYEIWTDMFNMSIVENQCYCFSGRSLNDCDGYSDCSGTYAGVAFALTLPHFIGSPGLAKKIYGLRPNPDKHLSIMWLEQYLGIPIDVQLALQFNWPLHHLPSIGSLSNIRRCILPLGWFKGHGRSFGILHVGLMILSFLLKYGQLLLAIISALMAIMCIIMHYYQHHNDDFERNLDKIMKMFDFYLEKNSKYQYI